A DNA window from Streptomyces parvus contains the following coding sequences:
- a CDS encoding ATP-binding protein produces MSTTRQHPPGDLGREPDEAGAASPAPAERQWRTLSLAQASGIVPTARDFARQALHDWGWLPASTADRRAAAEDVLLVVSELVTNACLHAEGPEELRIGRTPKGLRVEVVDRGAGQPAPRTPHRAGRPGGHGMFIVQRLCLDWGVLRTPDATGKTVWAELAAPA; encoded by the coding sequence ATGAGCACCACCCGGCAGCATCCGCCGGGCGACCTCGGTCGCGAGCCGGACGAAGCGGGCGCAGCCTCGCCCGCCCCGGCCGAGCGGCAGTGGCGCACGCTCTCGCTCGCGCAGGCCAGCGGCATCGTTCCGACGGCCCGGGACTTCGCCCGGCAGGCGCTGCACGACTGGGGCTGGCTCCCGGCGTCCACCGCGGACCGCAGAGCCGCCGCCGAGGACGTCCTGCTGGTCGTCTCCGAACTGGTGACCAACGCCTGCCTGCACGCGGAGGGCCCCGAGGAGCTCCGGATCGGCCGCACCCCCAAGGGGCTGCGGGTGGAGGTCGTCGACCGGGGCGCCGGGCAGCCCGCACCCCGAACACCGCACCGCGCGGGCCGGCCCGGGGGTCACGGCATGTTCATCGTGCAGCGCCTCTGCCTCGACTGGGGCGTGCTGCGCACGCCGGACGCCACGGGCAAGACCGTCTGGGCGGAGCTCGCCGCTCCCGCCTAG
- a CDS encoding response regulator transcription factor, with the protein MTRVLLAEDDASISEPLARALRREGYEVEVRQDGPTALDAGLQGGIDLVVLDLGLPGMDGLEVARRLRAGGHTIPILVLTARADEVDTVVGLDAGADDYVTKPFRLAELLARVRALLRRGASEPVPQPATHGVRIDVESHRAWMGEEELQLTAKEFDLLRVLVRDAGRVVTRDQLMREVWDTTWWSSTKTLDMHISWLRKKLGDDAANPRYIATVRGVGFRFEKS; encoded by the coding sequence ATGACCCGTGTACTGCTCGCCGAGGACGACGCATCCATCTCGGAGCCACTGGCCCGCGCACTGCGTCGGGAGGGTTACGAGGTCGAGGTCCGCCAGGACGGTCCGACCGCGCTCGACGCCGGACTCCAGGGCGGTATCGACCTGGTCGTCCTCGACCTGGGGCTGCCCGGGATGGACGGTCTCGAAGTCGCCCGCAGGCTCCGGGCCGGCGGCCACACCATCCCGATCCTGGTGCTGACGGCCCGCGCGGACGAGGTCGACACGGTCGTCGGCCTGGACGCGGGCGCCGACGACTACGTCACCAAGCCGTTCCGGCTCGCCGAACTGCTCGCCCGGGTCCGCGCCCTGCTGCGCCGCGGCGCCTCCGAGCCCGTGCCGCAGCCCGCCACCCACGGCGTCAGGATCGACGTCGAGTCGCACCGCGCCTGGATGGGCGAGGAGGAACTCCAGCTCACCGCCAAGGAGTTCGACCTGCTGCGGGTCCTCGTCCGGGACGCCGGCCGGGTCGTCACCCGCGACCAGCTGATGCGCGAGGTCTGGGACACCACCTGGTGGTCCTCCACCAAGACCCTCGACATGCACATCTCCTGGCTGCGCAAGAAGCTCGGCGACGACGCCGCCAATCCGCGCTACATCGCCACCGTCCGGGGCGTCGGCTTCCGGTTCGAGAAGAGCTGA
- a CDS encoding ATP-binding protein, whose product MRRRLINSTLAVVLVVIAVFGVSLVIVETRTISASAQESVESEALRLISVVESRLLGDERINPGVLGEQIDPQRYALIEIPGRAPISVGERPTGSVLRATETGEGGERVTVEESRSSVTREVGRTLLIIGAVALLAIISAVLLAVRQANRLASPLTDLAETAERLGSGDPRPRHKRYGVPELDRVADVLDSSAERIARMLTAERRLAADASHQLRTPLTALSMRIEEISVTDDPETVKEEANIALTQVERLTDVVERLLTNSRDPRTGSAVVFDLDEVIKQQIEEWRPAYRSTGRALVCSGKHGLRAVGTPGAVAQVLAALIENSLMHGGGTVALRTRVAGNQVVVEVTDEGPGVPAELGARIFERAISGRNSTGIGLAVARDLAEADGGRLELLQQHPAVFALFLSRVPVDRRTPERPVR is encoded by the coding sequence ATGCGCCGCCGGCTGATCAACTCCACGCTCGCCGTGGTGCTCGTCGTCATCGCCGTCTTCGGCGTCTCGCTGGTGATCGTGGAGACCCGCACCATCAGCGCCAGCGCCCAGGAGAGCGTCGAGTCCGAGGCGCTCCGGCTGATCAGCGTCGTCGAGAGCCGGCTGCTGGGCGACGAACGGATCAACCCGGGGGTGCTGGGCGAGCAGATCGATCCCCAGCGGTACGCGCTGATCGAGATCCCCGGCCGTGCCCCCATCTCCGTCGGCGAACGTCCCACCGGCAGTGTCCTGCGCGCCACCGAGACCGGAGAGGGGGGCGAGAGGGTCACCGTCGAGGAGTCCCGCTCGTCCGTCACCCGCGAGGTCGGGCGCACCCTCCTGATCATCGGCGCGGTGGCGCTGCTGGCGATCATCTCGGCCGTGCTGCTCGCCGTACGCCAGGCCAACCGGCTGGCCTCCCCGCTCACCGACCTGGCCGAGACCGCCGAACGCCTCGGCTCCGGGGACCCCCGCCCGCGCCACAAGCGGTACGGGGTGCCCGAGCTGGACCGGGTCGCCGACGTCCTGGACTCCTCGGCCGAGCGGATCGCCCGGATGCTGACCGCCGAGCGACGGCTGGCCGCGGACGCCTCGCACCAGCTGCGGACTCCGCTGACCGCGCTCTCCATGCGGATCGAGGAGATCTCGGTCACCGACGACCCCGAGACGGTCAAGGAGGAGGCGAACATCGCCCTCACCCAGGTCGAGCGCCTCACCGACGTCGTCGAACGGCTCCTGACGAACTCCCGCGACCCGCGCACCGGCTCCGCCGTCGTCTTCGACCTCGACGAGGTCATCAAACAGCAGATCGAGGAGTGGCGCCCCGCCTACCGCTCCACGGGCCGGGCCCTCGTCTGCTCCGGCAAGCACGGGCTGCGGGCCGTGGGCACCCCGGGCGCGGTCGCCCAGGTCCTGGCGGCGCTGATCGAGAACTCCCTCATGCACGGCGGCGGCACCGTCGCCCTGCGCACCCGGGTCGCCGGCAACCAGGTGGTCGTCGAGGTCACCGACGAGGGCCCCGGCGTCCCCGCCGAACTGGGGGCGCGGATCTTCGAGCGGGCCATCAGCGGCCGCAACTCCACCGGCATCGGACTGGCCGTCGCCCGCGACCTCGCGGAGGCGGACGGCGGGCGGCTGGAGCTGCTCCAGCAGCACCCGGCGGTCTTCGCGCTCTTCCTCAGCCGCGTCCCGGTCGACCGCAGGACTCCTGAGCGCCCGGTGCGCTGA
- a CDS encoding STAS domain-containing protein: MDRGTVGSANRGRLQVEARTEGRSEVVTPVGELDHHTADLLREPLESAVEQGRSRLVVDCSRLDFCDSTGLNVLLGARLKAEAAGGGVHLAGMLPVVARVFEITGAEAVFTVHATLEEALAT, from the coding sequence ATGGACCGCGGGACGGTCGGCAGTGCGAACCGGGGTCGGCTTCAGGTCGAGGCCCGGACCGAGGGGCGCAGCGAGGTAGTGACCCCGGTGGGTGAGCTCGATCACCACACCGCGGATCTGCTGCGCGAGCCTCTGGAGAGTGCGGTCGAGCAGGGGCGGTCACGCCTGGTGGTCGACTGCTCCCGCCTGGATTTCTGTGATTCCACCGGGCTGAACGTGCTGCTCGGCGCCCGCCTCAAGGCGGAGGCGGCCGGAGGCGGCGTCCACCTGGCCGGAATGCTGCCCGTCGTGGCGAGGGTGTTCGAGATCACCGGCGCGGAGGCGGTCTTCACCGTCCACGCCACGCTCGAAGAGGCCCTGGCCACCTGA
- a CDS encoding peptide MFS transporter, which produces MASSLTKDSPSSGEKTFFGHPRGMATLFMTEMWERFSFYGMRAILTLYLVAAVLDGPLEGREALAASIYGVYNAVVYMAAMPGGWVADRLWGARKAVLVGGIIIALGHFALALPSDITFFFGLALIAVGTGLLKPNISAMVGGLYEGRTSARRDAGFTLFYMAINIGGFAAPLLVGYLGEHVNWHLGFGVAGVGMTLAVIQYVLGSKHLGDIGKLPAKPISPEERRRTLRKVALWSGIAVAALLIDLALGTYDIEHIVNVLAVLGVVVPIVYFITIFRDPALTAEDRPKIKAYVWFFITAVLFWMIYDQSGSLLTIFADNKTDRFIGGWEFPASWLQSVNPALVIILAPLFATLWVKLATRNREPSTPMKFALAMLLIGGSFGIMGLAGAAAANSDTGKVTVFWLLAVYLAQTMGEMCLSPVGLSLSTKLAPKMFVGQIMGLWFLATSTGNALNGWTTKLNAPLGDAAYYTLQAVVAVAAGVAFMVAGRKIRALMGGVK; this is translated from the coding sequence ATGGCGTCCAGCCTGACGAAGGACTCGCCGAGTTCCGGCGAGAAGACCTTCTTCGGCCACCCCCGCGGTATGGCCACCCTGTTCATGACGGAGATGTGGGAGCGCTTCTCCTTCTACGGGATGCGCGCCATCCTCACCCTGTACTTGGTGGCCGCCGTGCTCGACGGCCCCCTGGAGGGCCGGGAGGCGCTCGCCGCCTCCATCTACGGTGTCTACAATGCCGTCGTCTACATGGCCGCGATGCCCGGCGGCTGGGTCGCCGACCGTCTCTGGGGAGCCCGCAAGGCCGTCCTGGTCGGTGGGATCATCATCGCCCTGGGCCACTTCGCGCTCGCGCTGCCGAGTGACATCACGTTCTTCTTCGGCCTGGCGCTGATCGCCGTCGGTACGGGCCTGCTGAAGCCGAACATCTCGGCGATGGTGGGCGGTCTCTACGAGGGCCGGACGAGCGCACGCCGCGACGCCGGCTTCACCCTCTTCTACATGGCGATCAACATCGGTGGCTTCGCCGCCCCGCTGCTGGTCGGCTACCTCGGCGAGCACGTCAACTGGCACCTCGGCTTCGGTGTCGCCGGTGTCGGTATGACCCTCGCCGTCATCCAGTACGTCCTCGGCTCCAAGCACCTCGGCGACATCGGCAAGCTGCCCGCGAAGCCCATCTCCCCCGAGGAGCGGCGGCGTACGCTGCGCAAGGTGGCCCTGTGGTCCGGCATCGCAGTTGCCGCGCTGCTGATCGACCTGGCGCTGGGCACGTACGACATCGAGCACATCGTCAACGTCCTGGCCGTGCTGGGCGTCGTCGTGCCGATCGTCTACTTCATCACCATCTTCCGTGACCCGGCGCTGACGGCGGAGGACCGCCCGAAGATCAAGGCGTACGTGTGGTTCTTCATCACCGCCGTGCTCTTCTGGATGATCTATGACCAGTCCGGTTCGCTGCTGACGATCTTCGCGGACAACAAGACGGACCGATTCATCGGCGGCTGGGAGTTTCCGGCCTCGTGGCTGCAGTCGGTCAACCCGGCGCTGGTCATCATCCTGGCCCCGCTCTTCGCCACGCTCTGGGTCAAGCTGGCCACGCGCAACCGTGAGCCCAGCACCCCGATGAAGTTCGCCCTGGCGATGCTCCTCATCGGCGGCTCCTTCGGCATCATGGGCCTGGCGGGCGCCGCCGCGGCCAACAGCGACACGGGCAAGGTCACCGTGTTCTGGCTGCTCGCGGTCTACCTGGCGCAGACCATGGGTGAGATGTGCCTCTCCCCGGTCGGTCTGTCCCTCTCCACAAAGCTGGCGCCGAAGATGTTCGTCGGCCAGATCATGGGTCTGTGGTTCCTGGCCACGTCGACCGGCAACGCCCTGAACGGCTGGACCACGAAGCTCAACGCTCCGCTGGGCGACGCCGCGTACTACACGCTGCAGGCGGTCGTGGCGGTGGCCGCGGGTGTCGCCTTCATGGTGGCGGGCCGCAAGATCCGCGCCCTGATGGGCGGCGTGAAGTAA